A genomic region of Gossypium hirsutum isolate 1008001.06 chromosome D01, Gossypium_hirsutum_v2.1, whole genome shotgun sequence contains the following coding sequences:
- the LOC107921914 gene encoding peroxidase 31, giving the protein MAFPNLVLLFKLFSFLLLFRSTQSKLSADYYNKTCPKFQNIMQTILAEKQLSAPTTAAATLRVFFHDCFVNGCDSSMLIASNGFNKSERDANVNLSVAGDAFDLITRVKTALELECPGVVSCSDILAVSARDLVVMVGGPFYEVLLGRKDSRESNPSIVDKNLPKALTPMNELLSLFSSKGFSAEEMVALVGAHTIGFSHCKEFANRIFNFSKTSEFDPAYNPVFAQGLRKLCANYTKSPAMSAFNDVYTPGKFDNMYYKNLQKGLGLLSSDQAMVTDNRTKPFVDRFAANETAFFDMFARSMEKLSVYKVKENNDGDVRRRCDQFNTLQV; this is encoded by the coding sequence ATGGCCTTCCCTAATCTTGTCCTCCTTTTCAAACTATTTTCGTTCCTCTTACTCTTTCGCTCAACACAATCAAAGCTATCCGCCGATTACTACAACAAAACATGCCCTAAGTTTCAGAACATAATGCAAACAATCCTAGCAGAAAAGCAACTCAGTGCCCCAACAACCGCCGCAGCCACCCTCCGTGTCTTCTTCCATGACTGTTTTGTTAATGGCTGCGATTCCTCCATGCTTATTGCCTCCAACGGCTTCAACAAATCGGAGCGCGACGCTAACGTTAATCTGTCAGTTGCTGGAGATGCCTTCGACCTTATTACTCGTGTCAAGactgctcttgagcttgaatgcCCTGGCGTTGTTTCCTGCTCAGACATTCTCGCCGTTTCAGCTAGAGACCTTGTTGTAATGGTAGGAGGTCCGTTCTATGAAGTACTTTTGGGGAGAAAAGACAGCAGGGAATCTAATCCCTCGATAGTTGATAAAAACCTTCCGAAAGCTTTAACACCCATGAATGAGTTGCTTTCTCTCTTCTCTTCCAAAGGGTTCTCAGCAGAAGAAATGGTTGCTCTTGTGGGTGCACATACCATTGGTTTCTCTCACTGTAAAGAGTTCGCCAATCGTATATTCAACTTCAGCAAGACTTCTGAGTTTGACCCAGCCTATAATCCTGTTTTCGCACAGGGGTTAAGGAAACTTTGCGCTAATTATACCAAATCTCCAGCAATGTCAGCTTTCAACGATGTGTATACTCCAGGGAAGTTTGATAACATGTATTACAAGAATTTACAAAAAGGATTAGGGTTGTTGTCATCTGACCAGGCGATGGTGACTGACAATAGGACTAAGCCATTTGTGGACCGGTTTGCTGCAAACGAGACTGCGTTTTTTGATATGTTCGCTCGTTCGATGGAGAAGTTAAGCGTTTATAAAGTCAAGGAAAATAATGATGGGGATGTAAGACGAAGATGCGATCAGTTTAATACACTTCAGGTTTGA